One part of the Clostridium thermosuccinogenes genome encodes these proteins:
- a CDS encoding PqqD family peptide modification chaperone — MNESLFIRKENIDGNEVFYVFVGSDNKMYKLNEPAYYFLMLLKENKKRHEISDLLKEKYVESTEEEIENEIDSLVKYFTDIHIILGGSNEY, encoded by the coding sequence TTGAATGAATCTCTATTTATTAGAAAAGAAAATATAGATGGCAATGAAGTATTTTATGTTTTTGTTGGTTCTGACAATAAAATGTATAAATTAAATGAACCAGCATATTATTTTCTAATGTTATTAAAAGAGAACAAAAAAAGACATGAAATTTCAGATTTATTAAAGGAAAAATACGTTGAATCTACAGAGGAAGAAATTGAAAATGAGATAGATAGTTTAGTTAAATATTTTACTGATATTCATATAATATTAGGGGGCAGCAATGAATACTAA
- a CDS encoding radical SAM/SPASM domain-containing protein: MNTNNYFTSVKQLLYKGELNRLTMPIEIYLEVTNVCEMGCIYCYKTNLNNGKSFLSLKLLKKLLIEIKNAVSTPILFVLEGGEPLLHPNFDEIVYLIKKNNHCIDIITNGLLLDDEKICSMYDYFDIYKDEIQISLDGLSQENYKNRNIPGDIVIEKIKYLNSKKIIPRINSVITKYNCDEILSFLRFLSNEVDISSVTLSSVIGKKNMNLQAPLEKRRNLSIKLKEENLNFQIYENFLHKNCYSIKCTERFAEHDDYHRRCTALTGKISVSTDGYVYPCVFYENHIKPIGDLNEDSLERIWNSKLANEFIIWKNDISENCTYCKQNLNCTQICAGGIF; the protein is encoded by the coding sequence ATGAATACTAATAATTATTTTACATCTGTAAAGCAGTTATTATATAAAGGTGAACTCAATAGACTTACTATGCCTATAGAGATTTACTTAGAAGTTACAAATGTATGTGAAATGGGATGTATATACTGTTATAAAACAAATCTGAATAATGGGAAAAGTTTTCTTTCTCTTAAATTGTTGAAAAAGCTATTAATAGAGATAAAAAACGCTGTTAGTACCCCGATTTTATTCGTATTAGAAGGAGGGGAACCTTTATTACATCCCAATTTTGATGAGATAGTTTATTTAATAAAGAAAAATAATCATTGTATTGATATTATAACAAATGGTTTATTACTGGATGATGAAAAAATATGCAGTATGTACGATTATTTTGATATATATAAAGATGAGATTCAAATAAGCTTAGATGGATTATCTCAAGAAAATTATAAAAACAGAAACATACCAGGTGATATAGTAATTGAGAAAATAAAATATTTAAATTCAAAAAAAATAATACCTAGAATTAATTCTGTGATTACAAAGTATAATTGTGATGAAATATTAAGTTTTTTGCGTTTTCTATCTAATGAAGTTGATATCAGTTCAGTAACATTAAGTTCTGTTATAGGTAAGAAAAATATGAACTTGCAAGCACCTTTAGAAAAAAGAAGAAACTTATCAATTAAGTTAAAGGAAGAGAATTTAAACTTTCAAATATATGAAAACTTTTTGCACAAGAATTGTTATTCTATAAAGTGTACAGAAAGATTTGCTGAACATGATGACTATCATAGGAGATGTACTGCTCTTACTGGGAAGATTTCTGTTTCTACAGATGGATATGTATATCCATGTGTTTTCTATGAAAATCATATTAAACCAATTGGTGACCTAAATGAAGATAGTTTAGAAAGAATATGGAACTCTAAGTTAGCAAATGAATTTATAATATGGAAAAATGACATATCTGAGAATTGTACATATTGTAAGCAAAATCTAAACTGTACACAGATATGTGCAGGAGGTATATTTTGA
- a CDS encoding radical SAM/SPASM domain-containing protein → MKIDKILEHFKILYNEINVKTPISVSYDITKRCNLNCKHCYNNISEEDDYLDSIEKMNLLVDKLAELNIIEVTLCGGEPLISDYILEIVRKLKSRDIAIRIITNGIMLDSYIEDFVELLDDKDVIQISIDEPLHITLDQRYHSQNIKAKVYNNLSVVAKKLENVIANITPTKLNQSHIVDIVTDCADHNAKYISSTPYIPIRGEKADLIKPDYSYLYFVEKKIVEICKKRNINYLGGISGHPCQQRGHIEVSSELRTCKYRSCDAARTNMHISSNGSIFPCVFFQNEDFVISDIRNDSNKILNDFKKFNLLENVILPEKCQNCDRLAICNGGCVGLIYSRTGSILNVDPRCEY, encoded by the coding sequence TTGAAAATAGACAAAATATTAGAACATTTCAAAATTTTATATAATGAGATAAATGTCAAAACCCCTATTTCAGTATCATATGACATTACGAAGAGATGCAACTTAAATTGCAAACATTGCTACAATAATATATCTGAAGAAGACGACTATTTGGATTCTATTGAAAAAATGAATTTATTGGTTGATAAACTTGCGGAATTGAATATAATAGAGGTCACATTATGTGGGGGAGAACCTTTAATCTCTGATTATATATTGGAAATAGTAAGGAAGTTGAAATCTAGAGATATTGCAATTAGGATAATTACTAATGGAATTATGTTAGATAGCTATATTGAAGATTTTGTCGAACTCCTGGATGATAAAGATGTTATCCAAATCAGTATTGACGAGCCACTGCATATTACTTTAGATCAAAGATATCACTCTCAGAACATTAAAGCGAAAGTCTATAATAATTTGAGTGTTGTTGCTAAAAAACTTGAGAATGTAATAGCTAATATTACGCCTACTAAATTAAACCAATCACATATTGTAGATATAGTTACAGATTGTGCTGATCATAATGCTAAATATATAAGTAGTACGCCATATATCCCTATTAGAGGTGAAAAAGCTGACTTAATAAAGCCGGATTATAGTTATCTTTATTTTGTAGAGAAAAAAATTGTCGAAATTTGCAAAAAAAGAAACATAAATTATCTTGGGGGAATATCTGGACATCCTTGTCAACAGCGCGGGCACATAGAAGTATCTAGTGAATTAAGGACGTGTAAATATAGGAGTTGTGATGCTGCTCGAACAAATATGCATATATCGAGTAATGGAAGTATATTTCCATGTGTTTTCTTTCAAAATGAAGATTTTGTAATTTCCGACATAAGAAATGATTCTAATAAAATATTAAATGATTTTAAAAAGTTTAATTTACTTGAAAATGTTATTTTGCCTGAGAAGTGCCAAAATTGTGATAGGTTAGCCATTTGTAATGGAGGCTGCGTAGGGCTGATATATTCTCGAACTGGTAGCATACTGAATGTTGATCCAAGGTGCGAATATTGA
- a CDS encoding ATP-binding cassette domain-containing protein: MGIKVKNINKKYHYYVNTGLFKREKRYINAVKDVSFDVNNGEILGLVGSNGAGKTTIVKMTSGILLPDSGKIEVNGEDPFKKTKKFKKDVSLLLGQKGKLHPDMSIYEISLLYGSMYGLSKSEILRRIDEMSEILNQEKQLLEKQTRSLSLGQRMKGEISLAFINNPKVIFLDEPTLGLDDKSSRNIRVFLREYCKKNNASIILTSHNLQDIKDISTNLLIIKEGRVVYLGKIENLPNEFDNNVRLSFTIDSSKREKLERLYPTIKIDNDRCHYECNKNDVDQILNELYQISKITELTIEEKELGNMIEELLERE; encoded by the coding sequence ATGGGGATTAAAGTTAAGAACATAAATAAAAAATATCATTATTATGTAAATACAGGCTTATTCAAAAGAGAAAAAAGATACATTAATGCTGTGAAAGATGTAAGCTTCGATGTAAATAACGGAGAAATATTGGGCTTGGTAGGTTCCAATGGGGCAGGAAAAACTACTATAGTCAAGATGACTTCAGGGATATTGCTTCCGGACAGCGGTAAAATTGAAGTGAACGGCGAAGATCCCTTTAAAAAAACTAAGAAATTTAAAAAAGACGTGAGCCTTTTACTGGGTCAAAAAGGAAAGCTGCACCCCGATATGTCCATATATGAAATATCTTTGCTGTATGGTTCCATGTATGGATTATCAAAATCAGAAATCCTTCGCAGAATTGATGAAATGTCGGAGATTTTAAATCAGGAAAAGCAACTGTTAGAAAAGCAGACCCGTTCCCTGTCTCTAGGGCAAAGGATGAAGGGTGAAATTAGTCTTGCCTTTATAAACAATCCTAAGGTTATTTTCTTAGATGAGCCTACATTGGGATTAGATGATAAATCGAGCAGAAACATTAGGGTGTTCTTAAGAGAATACTGTAAGAAAAACAATGCATCTATTATTCTCACGAGCCATAATCTTCAGGATATTAAAGATATTTCTACCAATCTTCTAATTATAAAGGAGGGTAGGGTTGTTTATTTAGGCAAAATTGAAAATTTACCCAATGAATTTGATAACAATGTACGTTTAAGCTTTACAATCGACAGTTCTAAAAGAGAAAAGCTGGAAAGGCTGTATCCTACGATTAAAATTGATAACGACAGGTGCCATTATGAATGCAATAAAAATGATGTGGATCAAATTCTGAATGAATTATATCAGATTTCAAAAATAACAGAGTTAACCATAGAGGAAAAAGAACTGGGAAATATGATAGAGGAGTTATTAGAACGTGAATAG
- a CDS encoding ABC transporter permease, with protein sequence MNRKFYHNAIKFQANLFFKYKSYVALSFLGDLAIPIIINVLFIVGVISKDTSYSIPKIIIYVVLTNVLFTVTMTDMENRISYDIRSYQLAYKLLSPISPLRNYIVNDLAIKLVKTLTFYVPFLVVIAFFERVSVMTILLTVISILIACSIGYSISFIIGTLSFWLTEIWGISAIKNLVIAAFSGTIFPLYILPEHVQSIIYKTPFPYISYVPTSILMGEHTYINAWNTILTGCLWSFALLVLSKVLWNIGIKKYESVGV encoded by the coding sequence GTGAATAGGAAATTTTACCATAATGCAATAAAATTCCAGGCAAACTTATTTTTTAAATACAAATCATACGTAGCATTATCCTTTTTAGGTGATTTAGCAATACCTATAATTATTAATGTATTGTTTATTGTGGGGGTAATTTCAAAAGATACTTCATACTCGATTCCCAAAATCATCATATATGTGGTATTGACAAATGTGCTGTTTACCGTCACTATGACGGACATGGAGAATCGGATTTCCTATGATATCAGATCATATCAGCTTGCTTATAAGCTATTGTCTCCAATAAGCCCTTTAAGGAATTATATAGTTAATGACTTGGCGATAAAGCTTGTAAAAACTTTGACCTTTTATGTGCCGTTTTTGGTGGTTATTGCTTTCTTCGAGCGTGTATCTGTAATGACCATCTTGCTTACTGTAATAAGCATATTGATCGCATGCAGCATCGGATACAGCATCTCATTTATTATAGGCACGCTATCCTTTTGGCTCACAGAGATTTGGGGAATCAGCGCCATTAAGAACCTGGTAATTGCAGCATTTTCGGGGACAATATTTCCGCTTTATATTCTGCCGGAGCATGTCCAGTCGATTATATATAAAACCCCTTTTCCGTATATAAGCTATGTGCCTACTTCTATTTTGATGGGAGAGCATACTTATATAAACGCATGGAATACAATACTAACCGGCTGTCTTTGGTCTTTTGCGCTTTTAGTTCTAAGCAAGGTCTTATGGAATATAGGAATAAAAAAATACGAAAGTGTTGGGGTGTAA
- a CDS encoding ABC-2 family transporter protein, with protein sequence MLTASIIFGVRKALRYRINLISWFIADFSLYFSVIILYELLFTRFSDLGGFDKTQMGMYISTYFLVNNIFAIFFSEAVSIYGDSITNGNYVYYLLNPYGTVRSIISLNFNFAPLLSTPFLLAINIYFMLKFELQLFNVLIYYLGIISAVFIMTFFMLLLYSFLLFGIRLGTVSAGISQLFSIAEKPNTTFNVKVRRFFTYIIPAFMFSAVPSSIIIGNPDKNEIIALFVLPLAFYLLFKIIEVFGLKKYKGDGY encoded by the coding sequence ATGTTAACGGCTTCAATAATTTTTGGTGTGAGAAAAGCTTTAAGATATAGAATTAATTTGATAAGTTGGTTTATAGCAGATTTTTCGCTCTATTTCTCCGTAATAATATTGTATGAGCTATTGTTTACTAGATTCAGTGATTTAGGCGGATTTGATAAGACTCAAATGGGTATGTATATATCTACCTATTTTCTTGTAAACAATATTTTTGCAATATTTTTTTCAGAAGCTGTTTCGATATACGGAGATTCTATAACGAACGGAAATTATGTATATTATTTATTGAATCCATACGGCACTGTAAGGAGTATTATTTCATTGAATTTCAATTTTGCACCACTGTTATCAACTCCATTTTTACTGGCAATAAATATTTACTTTATGTTAAAATTCGAGCTTCAGCTGTTCAATGTGTTAATTTACTATTTAGGTATAATCAGCGCAGTTTTCATAATGACCTTTTTTATGCTCTTATTGTATTCATTTTTGCTGTTTGGCATACGGTTGGGCACGGTCAGTGCTGGGATTTCACAATTATTTTCTATAGCCGAAAAGCCTAACACGACCTTTAATGTAAAAGTGAGAAGATTCTTTACATATATTATTCCTGCATTTATGTTCAGTGCCGTCCCAAGCAGTATAATAATCGGAAATCCTGATAAGAATGAAATCATTGCCTTATTTGTGCTGCCACTAGCTTTCTATTTGTTATTTAAAATTATAGAGGTCTTTGGTTTGAAAAAATATAAAGGGGATGGTTACTAA
- a CDS encoding radical SAM protein — translation MKIYDELVKYNSKTMLTKKDLLLEFIVNEHYKKDNDFVYPYYINIYMTSKCNARCMFCCADGGNGEYDYDIANNIRKKLEKEIKPYNPLIVSLGGGEVMLFPKECLKYIKIFDKDTCIFLLTNLNYSINKEHLKVFEEMEKHAFSCIQTSIDSLELSTIGYLRKGTDFNKVIKNIQYIIKNFDIDLKINVTISEHNYNEINNILRFCLNEGIKNIHCNFLLPFGRAKRDVNLVSFFKILKGLENVVKFNNDFSDEITISIPIELVMTNYLFNLSGRGNLNEIEKLDSKQYVCNILVHENLCKAGWGDSKLIRIKNTSIIDAFKLSKNSNNNYRTKFCKQCKLADICEKSSYYLDKCLIQLFIEKMKSLLSHEDKSSARETARNFVYDLCRNESKYSCIELIVTSKCNGKCNFCQAMGSHDDKCCYFNIKDLKEFIGEKRVHVTISGGEPLIKQKEVISIIKLIKNNKNSIITLLTNLSLISDDFIDEIKKNFGYYDVIQVSIYSHDPVKHKIMSGRNDFHVITNNIIKMVEKEIPLRANLVLTKDNLYDLDDTFNYYKGLGVDHINISCLLDKGLAKGQLTEEYLLSYLFEIYEFTKKGYEGYNFALPIELLRAYHNCNMLFNENSDTKGNYNKEVKSTSLFVNYDGTVYDSITKKAIGSLSELRIEQLDKKTYKFNDSLCENCKSNIYCGGYALFINNNFISYCSNKIQ, via the coding sequence ATGAAAATATATGATGAGTTAGTAAAGTACAATAGTAAAACTATGTTGACGAAAAAAGATTTACTACTTGAGTTTATTGTTAATGAACATTATAAAAAAGATAATGATTTTGTCTATCCATATTATATCAATATATATATGACATCAAAGTGTAATGCTAGATGCATGTTTTGCTGTGCTGATGGAGGTAACGGTGAGTATGATTATGATATCGCTAATAATATAAGAAAAAAATTAGAAAAAGAAATAAAGCCATACAATCCATTGATTGTATCGTTAGGAGGGGGAGAAGTTATGCTTTTCCCTAAGGAATGTTTAAAGTATATAAAAATTTTTGATAAAGACACGTGTATTTTTTTACTAACTAATTTAAATTATTCTATCAACAAGGAACATTTAAAGGTTTTTGAAGAAATGGAAAAACATGCATTCTCGTGTATTCAAACAAGTATAGATTCATTAGAATTAAGTACAATAGGGTATTTAAGAAAAGGTACGGATTTTAACAAAGTAATTAAAAATATCCAATATATTATAAAAAACTTTGATATAGACTTAAAAATAAATGTTACTATATCCGAACATAATTATAATGAAATTAATAATATATTGAGATTTTGCTTAAATGAGGGAATTAAGAATATTCATTGCAACTTTCTACTGCCATTTGGTAGAGCAAAAAGAGATGTGAATTTGGTATCGTTTTTTAAAATACTTAAGGGACTTGAGAATGTAGTGAAATTTAATAATGATTTCTCTGATGAGATTACGATAAGTATTCCAATTGAGCTAGTAATGACTAATTATTTATTCAATTTATCAGGTAGAGGTAATTTGAATGAAATAGAGAAATTAGATTCAAAGCAATATGTCTGCAATATTTTGGTTCATGAAAATCTATGTAAAGCAGGGTGGGGGGATTCTAAATTAATTAGAATTAAGAATACTTCAATAATAGATGCTTTTAAGCTATCAAAAAATTCAAATAATAATTACAGAACTAAGTTTTGTAAGCAATGTAAATTAGCAGATATATGCGAGAAGTCATCGTATTATTTAGATAAATGCCTAATACAACTTTTCATTGAAAAAATGAAAAGTCTATTATCACATGAAGACAAAAGCTCAGCAAGGGAAACCGCAAGAAATTTTGTTTATGATCTTTGCAGAAATGAGTCAAAATATTCTTGTATTGAGTTGATTGTTACTTCTAAATGTAATGGCAAATGTAATTTTTGTCAAGCTATGGGAAGCCATGATGATAAGTGTTGCTACTTTAATATTAAAGATTTGAAAGAGTTTATTGGTGAGAAAAGAGTTCATGTTACTATATCGGGTGGTGAACCTCTTATTAAGCAAAAAGAAGTGATATCAATTATTAAGTTAATTAAGAATAACAAGAATTCGATAATCACATTGTTGACAAATTTAAGCCTTATATCAGATGATTTTATAGATGAGATAAAGAAAAATTTTGGGTATTATGATGTAATACAAGTATCTATTTATTCTCATGATCCTGTTAAACATAAGATAATGAGTGGAAGAAATGACTTTCATGTAATTACGAATAATATCATTAAAATGGTAGAAAAAGAAATTCCTCTTAGAGCTAATTTAGTACTTACTAAAGACAATTTATATGATTTAGATGATACATTTAACTATTATAAAGGATTAGGTGTTGATCATATTAATATAAGTTGTTTATTAGATAAAGGTTTGGCTAAGGGTCAATTGACGGAAGAATATTTACTTTCGTATTTATTCGAAATATATGAATTTACAAAAAAAGGATATGAAGGATATAATTTTGCTTTACCGATAGAGTTATTAAGGGCTTATCATAATTGCAATATGTTGTTTAATGAAAATAGTGACACAAAAGGCAATTACAATAAAGAAGTAAAAAGCACTTCACTGTTTGTGAATTATGATGGAACCGTGTATGATTCTATAACAAAAAAAGCTATTGGTAGCCTATCCGAATTGAGAATAGAACAATTAGATAAGAAAACATATAAATTTAATGATAGTTTATGTGAAAATTGCAAATCTAACATATATTGTGGAGGATATGCGTTATTTATTAATAATAACTTTATATCATATTGCTCAAATAAAATACAATAG
- a CDS encoding radical SAM protein — protein sequence MIYFEFYGMKCSFDPVTKRLITPIGNLFFKPSTRNYERRIYIIFSKKCNLKCTYCFQKNDVKNDCAFSESDIYNILKNEVDKFDEIVLFGGEPFISENINFIKKLLNELPKSNFIVFTNGNYDYNYNILLSQHSDQFNCVVFTIDGIEEIHNRKRINKQGNSFKNAIENLVNINKLGIHSSLQINVDKNNINNVDDFMDYLLNSNIIIDHIELNPVKYVNNALTQRELLTAYFSLKKKYKFLNISLNNRTINNLVYLLTGNDLFINRCGLNTSVVCDFSTKQIYACPQNESSIIGSITNDKLVYSHSKIFREISCIEYSNSNCKNCELNYLCSYGCPYEILNYDNCKEELLNNLNIILNNINDIIRLNIQ from the coding sequence ATGATATATTTTGAATTTTATGGTATGAAGTGTTCTTTTGATCCTGTTACCAAAAGGCTTATTACACCTATCGGTAATTTGTTTTTTAAACCTTCTACAAGGAACTATGAAAGAAGAATTTATATTATTTTTTCCAAAAAGTGCAATCTCAAATGCACTTATTGTTTTCAAAAGAATGATGTAAAAAATGATTGTGCATTTTCAGAGTCTGACATATACAATATATTAAAAAATGAAGTAGATAAATTTGATGAAATTGTGTTATTTGGTGGAGAACCGTTTATTTCAGAAAATATCAATTTTATAAAGAAATTACTTAATGAATTGCCAAAATCAAACTTCATTGTTTTTACAAACGGTAATTATGATTATAATTATAATATATTGCTATCCCAACATAGTGACCAATTCAATTGTGTTGTTTTTACTATAGATGGAATTGAAGAAATACACAATAGAAAAAGAATTAATAAGCAAGGTAATTCATTTAAAAATGCAATTGAAAATTTAGTAAATATAAATAAACTGGGAATACACTCAAGCTTACAAATCAATGTTGATAAAAATAATATCAATAATGTTGATGATTTTATGGATTATTTGCTAAATTCAAATATTATAATTGATCACATTGAGTTGAATCCCGTGAAATATGTTAATAATGCTTTAACTCAAAGAGAATTATTAACAGCATATTTTAGTTTAAAGAAAAAATATAAATTTTTAAATATTTCATTGAATAATAGGACCATTAATAATTTAGTATATCTTCTTACAGGAAATGATTTATTTATTAACAGATGTGGCTTGAATACGAGTGTCGTTTGCGATTTTTCAACAAAACAAATATATGCTTGTCCGCAAAATGAATCTAGTATAATTGGTTCAATAACTAATGATAAATTAGTATATTCACATAGTAAAATATTTAGGGAAATCTCCTGTATAGAATATAGTAATAGTAATTGTAAAAATTGTGAACTGAATTATCTTTGCTCATATGGTTGCCCTTATGAAATATTGAATTATGATAATTGTAAAGAGGAATTATTAAATAATTTAAATATCATTTTGAACAATATTAATGATATTATTAGGTTAAATATTCAATAA
- the istA gene encoding IS21 family transposase: MLTMADIKYIKDLSDKKGLSLREISRITGFNFRTVQKYVDKDDWSKPLTRKKNSKSVLDSFAKTIDEWLEADLKAPRKQRHTAKRIYNRLSKLYKDEFTVSYRTVARYVAEKKRKLYGSNESYIPLYHPAGEAQLDFGMAEFVENGIRYEGCYVAMSFPYSNGGYIQAYKGTNIECLLQGMQNIFNHMGRVPTCIWFDNDKAVVKKILTNGEREVTDAFNRFRLHYGFESNFCNPDSGHEKGHVENKVGYSRRNMLVPVPEFKDLQEFNKNLLIECDEDMHRKHYLKDILIKTLFEQDKKAMKPLPKAEYEIYRLEKVKSDKYGKVNFENRKYSASPEHAQRELFVKANAFNVWILDDQYQVVQWHNRLYGKQKESMKWEPYLVLMSNRPNAIKYTGFFQQLPQTLQEYLSGCDYEQKKATLRMLKKMVANSELETAVDAFNYCVQKGIQDLDSIWARYYSMVFANAPIPDIVVKDEIPCLSYEVNNSIYDDLLERGLPHA; encoded by the coding sequence ATGCTAACAATGGCTGATATTAAGTATATCAAAGATTTATCGGATAAGAAAGGCTTATCCTTACGAGAAATTTCAAGAATAACCGGTTTTAACTTCAGAACTGTCCAGAAATATGTGGATAAGGATGATTGGTCAAAACCATTAACCAGAAAAAAGAACAGCAAAAGTGTACTTGACTCATTTGCAAAAACTATTGATGAATGGCTGGAAGCCGATTTAAAGGCACCAAGGAAACAGAGACATACAGCCAAAAGAATATATAATCGGCTTAGTAAGTTATACAAAGATGAATTTACTGTATCATATCGAACTGTTGCCAGATATGTAGCAGAAAAGAAACGAAAACTATATGGAAGCAATGAAAGCTATATCCCGCTTTATCATCCTGCCGGGGAGGCGCAGTTAGACTTTGGAATGGCAGAATTTGTGGAAAACGGGATTCGATATGAAGGCTGCTATGTGGCCATGTCTTTCCCATACAGCAATGGCGGTTACATACAGGCCTATAAGGGAACCAACATTGAATGCCTGCTCCAGGGTATGCAAAATATATTCAATCACATGGGACGAGTTCCCACCTGTATATGGTTTGATAACGATAAGGCTGTTGTAAAGAAGATATTGACTAACGGTGAGAGGGAAGTTACAGACGCATTCAACAGATTTCGACTGCATTATGGTTTTGAGAGTAATTTCTGCAATCCCGACAGTGGGCATGAAAAAGGGCATGTGGAAAACAAGGTAGGCTATTCAAGAAGAAATATGCTGGTTCCGGTGCCGGAATTCAAAGACCTTCAAGAATTTAATAAGAACCTGCTGATCGAATGTGATGAAGATATGCATCGTAAGCACTACTTAAAAGATATCCTCATTAAAACTCTGTTTGAACAGGATAAGAAAGCAATGAAACCTTTGCCAAAAGCTGAGTATGAGATCTACCGTCTTGAGAAAGTGAAGTCCGATAAATACGGGAAAGTGAACTTTGAAAACAGAAAATACTCTGCCAGTCCTGAGCATGCTCAAAGGGAGCTTTTTGTGAAAGCCAATGCTTTCAATGTCTGGATTCTTGATGATCAGTATCAGGTTGTTCAATGGCATAACCGATTATATGGAAAACAAAAAGAATCTATGAAATGGGAACCCTATCTGGTACTGATGAGTAACAGACCAAATGCCATAAAATATACCGGCTTTTTTCAGCAGTTGCCCCAAACATTGCAGGAGTACCTTTCTGGCTGTGATTACGAGCAAAAGAAAGCTACCCTAAGAATGCTGAAGAAGATGGTTGCTAACAGTGAGCTTGAAACAGCAGTGGATGCTTTTAACTACTGTGTTCAAAAAGGTATACAAGACTTGGATAGTATATGGGCCCGTTATTACAGTATGGTCTTCGCAAATGCTCCCATACCTGATATTGTTGTGAAAGATGAAATCCCTTGTCTGTCATATGAGGTGAATAACTCAATCTACGACGACCTGCTTGAGAGGGGGCTTCCTCATGCATGA